One genomic window of Gossypium hirsutum isolate 1008001.06 chromosome D11, Gossypium_hirsutum_v2.1, whole genome shotgun sequence includes the following:
- the LOC107913403 gene encoding protein MIZU-KUSSEI 1 encodes MSCPTVGATTHITNGVTSVDCQKQVRSWRLLRSLMELLIPSCYCAFIDKHQEIKHQNYLHRYYQPPVCTSSGVITGTIFGYRRGKASFCIQQNTKSNNPILLLEFAVPTAVLAREMQGGILRIALDCTSKGNSSGNPDSVLSMPLWTMYCNGKKVGYAVKRKPSKADMDALRLMNSVVVGTGLISGKELDHHDDELMYLRANFENLRTSPDSESFHLIDPDGNIGQELSIFFYRSR; translated from the coding sequence ATGTCCTGCCCAACAGTTGGCGCCACCACCCACATAACAAATGGGGTTACCTCTGTTGACTGCCAGAAACAAGTTCGGTCATGGCGGCTTCTTCGTTCCCTTATGGAACTCCTCATCCCAAGTTGCTACTGCGCCTTCATCGACAAACACCAAGAAATCAAACACCAAAATTACCTTCACAGATATTATCAACCACCTGTCTGTACCTCTTCTGGTGTTATTACAGGTACCATCTTTGGTTACCGCAGGGGAAAAGCCAGCTTTTGTATCCAGCAAAACACCAAGTCCAACAACCCAATTCTCCTCCTAGAATTTGCGGTACCTACAGCAGTTTTGGCAAGGGAAATGCAAGGTGGTATCCTCCGAATTGCTCTGGACTGCACCAGCAAAGGGAATAGTAGTGGAAATCCAGACTCGGTTCTGTCAATGCCATTGTGGACTATGTACTGTAATGGAAAGAAAGTTGGGTATGCAGTTAAGCGGAAGCCATCGAAAGCTGATATGGATGCTTTAAGGCTAATGAATTCAGTTGTTGTTGGCACGGGATTGATCAGTGGAAAGGAGCTTGATCATCATGACGATGAACTAATGTACCTGAGGGCTAACTTTGAAAACCTTCGTACTTCTCCTGATTCTGAATCTTTCCATTTGATTGATCCCGACGGAAACATTGGTCAAGAGCTTAGCATTTTCTTTTACCGGTCAAGGTGA